In a single window of the Synergistaceae bacterium genome:
- the groL gene encoding chaperonin GroEL (60 kDa chaperone family; promotes refolding of misfolded polypeptides especially under stressful conditions; forms two stacked rings of heptamers to form a barrel-shaped 14mer; ends can be capped by GroES; misfolded proteins enter the barrel where they are refolded when GroES binds) produces the protein MAKILIFGEEARRAMLRGIDTVADTVSVTLGPKGRNVVLEKKFGSPTITNDGVNIAKEIDLEDVYENTGAQLLKEVASKTNDIAGDGTTTATVFARAIIAEGMKNVAAGANGMLMRSGIERAIDLVVDELRKKAIPVKDRDKIAQVAAISANDRAVGQLIAEAMDKVGEDGVITVEDSQTVGTTLEMVEGLQFDKGYISPYMVTDPERMEVALDDAYILIHDGKISNIKDLLPTLEKVVQTGKPLLIIAEDVEGEALATLVVNKLRGVMQVAAVKAPGFGDRRKAMLQDIAIVTGGQVVSEEIGIKLESAEISMLGKAKKVRITKEETTIVEGAGDSDEIRKRSAQIKKEIEDSTSEYDKEKLQERLAKLVGGVAVIQVGSATETEQKELKHRIEDALNATRAAVEEGIVAGGGVAPINCVEALEKFVNTLQSDERTGAVTVLKALTSPLHLIAHNAGYQGDVVVEKVRSLTVGYGLNAVTGEYVDMIDAGIIDPVKVTRSALQNAGSIAAMVLTTEAIVADKPEKKDPGMPGGMGGMGGMGDMY, from the coding sequence ATGGCAAAGATTCTTATTTTCGGAGAAGAAGCCCGCCGCGCGATGCTCCGCGGTATCGATACAGTCGCCGACACGGTCAGCGTCACCCTCGGCCCCAAGGGCCGCAACGTGGTGCTGGAGAAGAAGTTCGGCTCCCCCACCATCACCAACGATGGCGTTAACATCGCCAAGGAGATCGACCTCGAGGACGTGTACGAGAACACCGGCGCTCAGCTCCTCAAGGAAGTGGCGTCCAAGACCAACGATATAGCGGGCGACGGCACCACCACGGCGACCGTCTTCGCTCGCGCCATCATCGCCGAGGGCATGAAGAACGTGGCCGCCGGCGCTAACGGAATGCTGATGCGCTCCGGCATCGAGAGGGCGATCGACCTGGTCGTCGACGAGCTCAGGAAGAAGGCCATCCCTGTCAAGGACCGCGACAAGATCGCCCAGGTCGCGGCCATCTCAGCCAACGACAGGGCTGTCGGACAGCTCATCGCAGAGGCGATGGACAAGGTCGGCGAGGACGGGGTCATCACCGTCGAGGACAGCCAGACCGTCGGCACTACCCTCGAGATGGTCGAGGGGCTTCAGTTCGACAAGGGCTACATCAGCCCCTACATGGTCACCGATCCCGAGAGGATGGAGGTTGCGCTCGACGACGCCTACATACTCATCCACGACGGCAAGATCAGCAACATCAAGGACCTGCTTCCCACCCTTGAGAAGGTCGTCCAGACCGGCAAGCCTCTGCTCATCATCGCGGAGGACGTCGAGGGAGAGGCGCTGGCGACGCTGGTAGTCAACAAGCTGCGCGGCGTGATGCAGGTGGCCGCGGTAAAGGCCCCCGGATTCGGCGACCGTCGCAAGGCCATGCTGCAGGACATCGCCATCGTCACCGGCGGCCAGGTGGTCAGCGAGGAGATAGGCATCAAGCTCGAGAGCGCCGAGATCTCCATGCTCGGCAAGGCCAAGAAGGTCCGCATAACCAAGGAGGAGACCACCATAGTCGAGGGAGCGGGCGACTCCGACGAGATCCGCAAGCGCTCCGCCCAGATAAAGAAGGAGATCGAGGACTCCACCTCCGAGTACGACAAGGAGAAGCTGCAGGAGCGCCTTGCGAAGCTGGTCGGCGGCGTGGCCGTGATCCAGGTGGGTTCGGCGACCGAGACGGAGCAGAAGGAGCTCAAGCACCGCATAGAGGACGCGCTCAACGCGACCCGCGCTGCGGTGGAGGAGGGGATAGTGGCGGGCGGCGGGGTGGCCCCGATCAACTGCGTGGAGGCCCTTGAGAAGTTCGTCAACACCCTGCAGAGCGACGAGCGCACCGGTGCCGTGACAGTGCTCAAGGCCCTGACGTCCCCCCTGCACCTCATCGCGCATAACGCAGGCTACCAGGGCGACGTCGTGGTGGAGAAGGTCAGGAGCCTGACCGTTGGATACGGGCTGAACGCAGTCACCGGAGAGTACGTGGACATGATCGACGCCGGGATCATCGACCCGGTGAAGGTCACCCGCAGCGCACTGCAGAACGCGGGCTCGATCGCAGCTATGGTCCTGACCACCGAGGCGATAGTCGCCGACAAGCCCGAGAAGAAGGATCCCGGGATGCCCGGCGGCATGGGCGGAATGGGCGGCATGGGGGACATGTACTAG
- a CDS encoding sugar ABC transporter ATP-binding protein codes for MSQNIVELERVSKSFAGIRALDGVSLTLGRGEVLALLGENGAGKSTLMKILGGIYTRDAGTIRVFGTEIDVMTPRRAKELGIAIIHQELNMCSHLTVAENIFLGRELTRSGLLHDRPMREQAGEILSRLNIDIHPDTVVGTLPISKQQMVEIAKALSTDAKILIMDEPTSALTSKEISDLFHIIRSLRDQGRGIIYISHRLEELAHIVDRVLILRDGRYITESRFEDTTMAEIIANMVGREIKEKFPRIESSPGRTILSVRGLNAGRQVRDVSFDLREGEIVGVAGLMGAGRTEMTRALFGADPKDSGEVTLEGEPVRIERPMDAIEAGLVLVPEDRKNDGLCTKLSIRENVALPNLDMLKGPLSTVDRRREGEMVKRAVDDLSIRLSDPDQSAESLSGGNQQKVVVGKWLARSFRVALFDEPTRGIDVAAKAEIYHLMNDLKRKGLGVLFISSEMPEILGIADRILVMCDGRITGEMPAEEATQEKILELATSFEDKFGAAAGD; via the coding sequence GTGTCGCAGAACATTGTCGAGCTTGAGCGGGTGAGCAAGTCGTTCGCCGGGATAAGGGCGCTGGACGGAGTGTCGCTGACACTCGGAAGGGGCGAGGTCCTCGCGCTGCTTGGCGAGAACGGCGCCGGAAAGTCCACGCTGATGAAGATCCTGGGTGGCATATACACGAGGGACGCCGGCACGATCCGCGTGTTCGGCACCGAGATCGACGTGATGACTCCCAGGAGGGCAAAGGAGCTCGGGATCGCGATAATCCACCAGGAGCTCAACATGTGCTCGCACCTCACGGTCGCGGAGAACATCTTCCTCGGAAGGGAGCTGACCCGCTCCGGTCTGCTCCACGACCGCCCGATGCGCGAGCAGGCAGGTGAGATCCTCTCCCGCCTGAACATAGACATACATCCGGATACAGTAGTAGGGACCCTCCCGATATCGAAGCAGCAGATGGTGGAGATAGCCAAGGCTCTCTCCACCGACGCGAAGATACTGATCATGGACGAGCCCACGTCCGCCCTGACCTCCAAGGAAATCTCCGATCTCTTTCATATAATCCGCTCCCTGCGCGACCAGGGGCGCGGGATAATCTACATCTCCCACCGACTGGAGGAGCTGGCGCACATAGTGGACCGGGTGCTCATTCTACGCGACGGAAGGTACATAACGGAGAGCAGGTTCGAGGACACCACCATGGCCGAGATTATCGCCAACATGGTCGGTCGCGAGATAAAGGAGAAGTTCCCGAGGATAGAGTCATCCCCGGGCAGGACCATACTTAGCGTCAGGGGGCTGAACGCCGGCAGGCAGGTCCGCGACGTCAGCTTCGACCTGCGCGAGGGTGAGATAGTCGGGGTGGCCGGGCTGATGGGCGCCGGCAGGACGGAGATGACTAGGGCCCTGTTCGGCGCGGACCCGAAGGATAGCGGGGAGGTAACGCTGGAAGGCGAGCCCGTCCGGATAGAGAGGCCCATGGACGCGATAGAGGCCGGGCTGGTGCTGGTGCCGGAGGACAGGAAGAACGACGGCCTGTGCACCAAGCTCAGCATAAGGGAGAACGTCGCCCTGCCGAACCTTGACATGCTGAAGGGGCCACTCTCGACGGTGGACCGGCGGCGCGAAGGGGAAATGGTCAAGCGAGCGGTGGACGACCTTTCAATAAGGCTGTCCGATCCGGATCAGAGCGCGGAGAGCCTGTCCGGGGGCAACCAGCAGAAGGTGGTGGTGGGCAAGTGGCTCGCCCGCAGCTTCCGGGTAGCCCTGTTCGACGAGCCCACAAGGGGGATAGACGTCGCGGCCAAGGCGGAGATCTACCACCTGATGAACGACCTGAAACGGAAGGGGCTGGGCGTTCTGTTCATCTCGTCCGAGATGCCGGAGATACTCGGCATAGCGGACAGGATATTAGTTATGTGCGACGGCAGGATCACCGGGGAGATGCCGGCGGAGGAGGCCACGCAGGAGAAGATCCTGGAGCTGGCTACGAGCTTCGAGGACAAGTTCGGCGCGGCCGCCGGGGACTGA